Sequence from the Hamadaea flava genome:
GAGCCGGGCGGCGTCCACCGCCGTGGGATCGATGCCGAGCATCTGGCGCAGCGCGGGATCGGCGATGTCGCGCCGCAGCGCGGCCAAACCTGCCGCGGCGGCCGTCAGCGTGCCCGCGCCGAGGAGCAGGATCACCGCGATATGCCGGCCGGAGATCATGACCGCCAGCAGGGCGGGCCACGCGACGGCCGCGGCGAGGACGGCCAGCCTTCCCGGTCGCCGGGCCAGCAACCGGGCATCGGCGAGCGCCACCGCCCACGGCGGGCGCAGCCGGGGCCAGCCCCGTGAACGCAGCCTCCGGGCGACCCAGTATCGATCCTCGGCGACCAGTGAGAGGTGGAACGGCTCGAGGCCGATCGTCGCGTCGGCTGCGGACCCGAGACGCTGCGACGCGTCCACCACCGCGGCGGCGGGGAATCCGCGCAGACGGCGCCAGGCGTACCAGCTGAGACTTGTGGCCAGGCTGAGCAGCACGAGGGTGGCGAGGACGACGATGCCCGTGCTGGGCGAAGGTGGACTTGTGCGCAGGCCGAGCGCCCACGCGATGGCGGACCCCTCGCCTACGGCGAAGGCCGCGCCGAGCGCGATGCGCGGCCACGCGGCACGGGTGGCCTGCCAGGAGACGGTGGCGACGGCGAGGATGAGGACCGTCGAGGCTCCGGTGACTGCGGCGGCCCCGGTGGTCAGCGTGTTCGGCGTGCCGACCACGGCGAGGGCCGTCAGCCCGACGGCGCTGCCTACCACCGTGGCGCTCGCCGCCAGCGACACCGCGATTCGCGTGAGAACCGCGCGGCGTGGCAGCGGGCTCAGCAGGAGCCAATGCGCATCGGACGGCGGCAGGACGAGCGGTCCGACGACGCGAGCGAGCTGCGTCAGGCCGGTGACGGCGAGCAGCACCACCGAGGCGGCCAGGACCGTCCGCTCGGGATGAGCCTGACCGGAACTCAGCCCCCGGACGACCGCCAGCAACGGGGCGGCGATCAGTCCGAACGCGACCGTGACGCCGAACAGGATCGTGTAGCGGTCGACAAGGGTGCCGGCCGAACGGTGCGCGCGGGTCAGCCGCCGCGCCTGGGTGAAGGCCGTCATTCCGCGGTGAGGGCGTGATCGGCGATGGTCAGGCGTCGCGCACCACAAGCCGCGACGAACTCCAGGTCGTGGGCGGCCATCAGCACGGTGCCTCCGCCTTGGGTGTACGCGCGGAGCCGGCGTGCCAGCACTGCCCGGAATCCACTGTCGAGCGCCTGTTCGGGTTCGTCGAGCAGAAGCAGACGGCTGGGGCGCAGCAGTGCGGCAGCGAGCATGACCCGCCGCCGTTGTCCGGACGAGAGAGACAACGGCGTTGCGTCGGCCCGGTCGGCGAGCCCGAAGGCTACGACGGTGGCGTCGAGATCGGCAGCCGAGGCATGCGTGATCCGCACGAGGTCGAGGTGTTCGCGGACGGTCAGACCCGGATACCAGGACGGCTCGTCCGCGACGTAGGCGACGTCTCGCCAGTATTCGGGGTCGGCCGCGGGCGGCTTGCCGAGGACTTCGATCTCGCCTGCGGTGGGGGACAGCAGGCCGGTGAGGCAGCGCAAGATCGTCGACTTGCCCGCGCCGTTCACGCCCAGCAGTGCGACGACTTCGCCGGGCGCGACGCCGAAGCTGACGTCCTTCACGACGAGATTGCCGCCGCGCTCGACGTCGAGTCCCCGTACCGCAACGATCACAGCTGAAGAATACCGGCGACCACATCCGCAGGTCGTCACGTAAGTCGGTTACTTCCAAGTATGTCAATATGACGATGCTCACGGAATTAGCTGCTTTCGGGCGGAACCCGCGGCGGGGCCGGACTGCTCCAATCGGTCATGAACTCATGGCAATCGATGGAACGGGTCCGGCCCTACGGCATCGGCCTGTTCCGCGTCGTGGTCAGCCTGCTGTTCGCGATGCACGGCGCGGCGTCCTTGTTCGGCGTCCTGGGTGGGGCACGTGGCAACGCCGCCACGATCCCGTTCGCGCAGTGGCCCGGGTGGTGGGCGGCAGCGATCCAGCTGGCCGGCGGAGTGCTCGTGCTCCTCGGGCTCGGTACGCGATGGGCCGCCCTGCTCTGCTCCGGCTCGATGGCGTACGCGTACTTCGTCGTGCATCAGCCGGCCGCGCTCGTGCCGCTCAAGAACGGCGGGGAACTCGCGGCGATGTTCTGCTGGTCGTTCTTCCTCGTGGCCATCGTCGGCCCCGGCGCGTTCGCCCTCGACACGCTCCTCCCGGCCGCCCGTCGCGAGAGCCGGCCGCTGAAGGCGTAACCGGGAATCTCCAGCCGGCTGGGTGCGGTGGCAACGATGCCGCCGCGCCCAGCCGGGCCGCAATAAATGCTTTCAGCGCCGATTCAGGCCCGCGCCATCGCCTTCCCGCACGCTTCCGGCGTCAACCAGGAAGCCCGCAAGGGAGGGAGCACCGGATGAGACCTTTGGCGTACCGCTTGGCGGTACTTGGGGCGATCGGCGGGATGGCGCTGGCTACCACGGCCGCAGCCACACCCGCAATGGCCGGGGACGCTACGCCGATCAAGGGCGAGTGCGTGATCGAGCACGTGGACGAGCGAGGTCAGGTCATCGACACCGCGAGCGCGCGGGAAGGAGACGAGTACGGCCCGTTCCGTTGCGCTGACGCGCAATGGAAGCTGGTCCGGAATCCGTTCGACCGGGATGACGCCGTCACGAGTCTGGAGATCCAGATCGATCCCGCCGGCAAGGTTTTCCCGGGTCGGCTGGTGGGTTCGGCTCTCGGCGCAGGCATGACGCTGCGCGACCTGGCGCGCCTCGTTCAGGCTCTCACCGGCGAGGAGGTGGTCGTCGATCGCGCGATCGTGGCGGTAGACGACGGCAAGCAGCGGACACCCGAACAGGTGCGGGCCCTCCTGGCGGGCAAGGACACCACCGGCGTCCGGGTGCTGGGCGAGTTCGACCGGCTCGACCAGACGATGACCGTCAAGGACGTCGTCGACGGCGCCGAGGGCGCGGATCCGGAGACGACCGTCGTCTATTTCAGCATCTGGGGGGCGATTAAGGACGCGTTCAACTGGGTGGTGAAGAAGCTTCGCGCCGTCGGCGACTGGCTCGACGAGCACTGCCATCTGGAACCGTCCGCGACCGGTGACGGCGCCGACCTGGTCTGCGAGTTCTGACATGAACCAATTCGCTAAGCGCGTCGCAGTCGTCGTCGCCCTGACAGTTGCCAGTCTCACGGTCGCGGCCGTCCCCTCGAGCGCCGTCGGGGATGGCACGAGGCTGACGATCGAGGATCGGCCCGGTGCCCCCGGGCAGGTGCTGCGGGAGATCGAGCGGTTGGCCGGGCAGCCACTGGGCGACCTGGACCAGGTCATCGCGGTGGACACCGGTGGCCGGCTGCTCACCGTCGACCAGCTGGAGGCGGTCGTCGCGGGGAAGGAGGTCGAGGGCGTACAGGTGCGGGGCACCATGCCCGGCCGCCCGGAGATGCTCGACACCACGCTGGCCGACCTCGCCGACGGCGAGTTCGACGGCCGCGAGAGTGGCGACGGTGCATCCACCGTGCTGTTCGCGACCTCCGTCCCGGAGGGCCGCGACTGGTGCCTGACCATGTGCATCGCCAGGGGCCATTCCGTGCGCGAGTGCATGCTGGCTCGGTTGGGCGGTGACGGCTGGCTGACCCTGACGATGGCCGGCACCACCACGTTGGGGGGCGTGAAGGCGGGCCTCGAGAAGGCGGGCCAGATGTCCTCGCTCACCTTGGCGCGAGTGGACACCTATGTCGGCGACGAGGAGCCATCGGAGCAGGACCTCCAGGACCTCGCGGCGGGGCGGGATGTCGGCTCGCTGCGCCGGGCCGCCACCGTCGAAGCACCCAGCCCTGACTGGGCGCTCGACGAAGTGGCCGGGAAATCCGGCGTCGCGTACGCGAAGACGACGGTGATCGTGATCGAGTCCGACTGGCCCTTGCTCGGCCACATCCTGATCGCCTGTCACTCCACGGACGGCGGGAAGCACTACCGGTGCCTCGTGCGGGCGTTCGGCGGGAACCAGGGCTAGCCGTCCAGGTGGAGGGCTCTCCAGTCGGGGAGCCCTCCAGCGGTTTCAGCGCCGATTCAGCGCGGGGTGCCAAGGTGTGCCCGACGAACCGGACCTGATGAAGGAGGAGTCCACGGTGAAACTGACCAGGGTGCTGGCCGTGCTGGCGATGGTGTTCGCCGGGCTGGCGGGCCCCGCGACGGCGCAGGCGACCGAACCTGCGCCCGGCGGGACACCGGACCCCGCGACCTTGAGGTACATCTGCGCCTTGTTCGCGGGCGAGTATCACGAGACAGATCCGCTCACGTATGCCTGCCAGATCGGCGACGAGGAGATCCTCTGCGCGGTGGCACGCGAGGAAGCGGGCAAGGACCCGGGCGGTAGGGACGCCGAGGAACCGCCGGCGGTGCGCTGCGGGTACGAGGTGAGCGCGCGCATGTGGCCGTCGCCGCTGAGAGACCGCTGCGACATGGCGGGCGGCACGTGGAACCAGGACCCCAGGGCCATCGTCGGTGCCTGCGAGTTCAAGGACATCCGAGTTTTCGTGCTATGCCCGGACGAACCGTGGCCCTCGGATTCGACCGTCTGCTCTATCGGCTCCGATCAGCCGATGTCCGTAGTCGAGCCCGAACCTTCGCGGAGTCCGGATGTCTGAGTAGTTCGAGGATCTCCAAAGCCTGTTTCCAGGCCACCTGGGCGGCGCCGTCATCGCCAGTGGCGTGATAGGTGTCGCCCAGGTGCTTGAGCGTGTCGGCTTCGTAGTACCGGTCGTCCAGCTCGCGGAACAGCTCCAGCGCCCGCTGGAAGTGCTCGATGGCAAGATCGTGATCGCCGAGGTGGTGGTAGATGTAGCCGAGGCTGTCCGACGTCCCGGCTTGAAACGTGAGGTCGCCCAGTTCGCGCATGCGGGTCAAGGCCAGCTCGCACCTGGGGCGGGCGCGGGCGAAGTCGCCTCCCAATGCGTACGCCCAGCCTAGGGAATTGAGCGCCCGCGCGGCCATCATCGATTGCCCGGCGAGGCGATACAGCCGCAGCGCCTGCCGCGCGTGGCCGACCGCCTGCTGGTGCTCGCCCTGGCGGTTGGACAGCCACCCCATCTGGTACTGGACCTTCGCCTGGTCGCCGAGGTCGCCGAGGGACGCGTACAGGTCGAACGCCTGCGCCAGTTGGGTTTGGGCCGCGTCATAGCGCGCCATCCGGGCGTACGCGGTCGCCAGGTAGAAGTGGGCGTTGGCCTGTGCGGCCCGCGCTCCGAGGCACTTCGCGCTCTCGATCGCCGCCTGCTGATTGGCCACCTGGTCGCCCCAGTGACCGCCGCGGTCGAGGTGGTCCAGGGTCGCCCAGGCAAGCCGCCACACGTACTCGTGGTATTCGAGCGCGGCGGCGCGTTTGATCAGGCCCAATAGGACGGCGCGTTCGGCGGTGAGCCACGAAGCGGCCTCTTCCCGGCTGCTCAAGCGTTCCGGCGTCGCATCCGGGCCCGGCGGCGGCACGACCGGCGGTTCACGCTGCGGGTTGAGCAGCAGAGCGGCCGACATCGCGGTGTGCAGGTAGTGATCGAGCAGGCGAGGGAAGCCGTCCTCGTCGCGCCCGAGATCGGCGGCGTAGGTCCACAGCAGATCGTGCAGTCCATAGCGCTCGGGGCTGGATTCGGTCAGCAGATTCGCCCGGACCAGCTCGGCCAGCTTCTGCTGGACGTCGGCCGCCGGCAGGGCGGTCAGGCTGGCGGCGGCCGCTACGGTGAAGTCGGGGCCGGGATGCTGCCCCAAGAGGCGGAAAACCCTTGCGGCAGCAGGGCTCAGCGCATGATAGGACCACGAGAAGATGGACCGGATGTCGGTGCCGGAGTCCAGGTTCCGCAGCGCGTCGAGGGTGCCGAACGACTTCCGCAGCTCCGCTGCGACGCCGCGTACCGGCAGGTGTGGCCGGGTGACACAGCTCGCGGCGGCCAGCGCCAGAGCCAGCGGCAGCCGGGCGCAACACGTGATGATCTCCTGGATCGCCGCCTCCTCCGCGGCCACGCGATCCTTGCCGATCCGGCGCGTCAACAAGTCACGTGCCTCGTCGTCGGTGAGGGGCTCCAGGATGACCGGCTGCGCGCCCTCCACCGTGACGAGGGCGGTGAGCTGGTAGCGGCTGGTCACCGCGACCGCGCAGCCGGGCGTTCCCGGCAGCAGCGGCCGCACCTGTTCGGCGTCGCGCGCGTTGTCGAGAACCACCAGAATCCGTTTGTCGGCAAGGACGCTGCGATAGAGGGCGGCCAGCGCATCGATCTCCGCCGGGATCTTCTCCAGCGGTACGCCGAAAGCGTCCAGGAACGCCCGAAGAACCGTCGCGGGCTCGGTGACCGAACCGCTCCGGTCGAAGCCGCGCAGATCCGCGTACAGCTGGCCGTCCGGGAATCCGTGGCGCGCGGAGTGCGCCCAGTGCACCGCGAGGGTCGTCTTGCCGACGCCCGCCGTGCCCGAGACGATCGCGATGCACACGTTCTCCGTACGCCGTGCCATCACCTCGTCGAGCCGTTTCAGCTCGTCGCGCCGAGCCGCGAAGGCCGCGGTCGCCAACGGCAACTGCGCCGGTACGCGAACCGTGGGCGCGACGATCAACGGCTGGCTCGGCGCGTCCAGCGCGCTGTCCTGACGCAGGATCGAGGCTTCCAGGTCGCGCAGGCCCTGCCCCGGATCGATGCCCAGCTCGTCGGCGAGGGTCCGCTTCAACCGCTGGTATCGCGCGAGCGACTCGGCCTGTCGGCCGGCGCGGTAGAGCGCGAGCATCAGCTGCCGATGCAGGTCTTCGTCGAACGGGCGCGCGGCCACCAACTGCTCCAGCTCCGGGACGAGCTGGGCGTGCTCGCCCAGGGCAAGCCGAGCGTCGACGAGTGTGCGGATCGCCTCGAACTGGGTCTGGCCCAGCCGCTGGGCCTGCTCGCCCAGCCACCGCAGCTCGGCTACGTCGGCCAACGCCGGCCCCCGCCACAGTGCGAGCGCGGCGTCCAGATGGGTGACCGCCTCCTGCGGACTGGCTGCCTGCCGGCCTTGGCAGATCAGCCTTTCCGCCTCCTCGACGTCGGTGGACAGGTCCGCGGTACGCAGGAGATAGCCGGGCGGCTTGGCGACGATGGCGTTTTTGGAGCCGAGCAGGTCTCGCAGGTAGGAGATGTTGCGCTGCAACGTGTTCGTCGCCGTGGCCGGCGGTTCGGCGTCCCAGACGACGTCGATGAGCTGGTCGATGCTGACGGTCCGGCCGGGGTTGAGGCCGAGGACGGCGAGCACG
This genomic interval carries:
- a CDS encoding DUF6297 family protein, whose protein sequence is MTAFTQARRLTRAHRSAGTLVDRYTILFGVTVAFGLIAAPLLAVVRGLSSGQAHPERTVLAASVVLLAVTGLTQLARVVGPLVLPPSDAHWLLLSPLPRRAVLTRIAVSLAASATVVGSAVGLTALAVVGTPNTLTTGAAAVTGASTVLILAVATVSWQATRAAWPRIALGAAFAVGEGSAIAWALGLRTSPPSPSTGIVVLATLVLLSLATSLSWYAWRRLRGFPAAAVVDASQRLGSAADATIGLEPFHLSLVAEDRYWVARRLRSRGWPRLRPPWAVALADARLLARRPGRLAVLAAAVAWPALLAVMISGRHIAVILLLGAGTLTAAAAGLAALRRDIADPALRQMLGIDPTAVDAARLVLPGLLGGGWLTAALICGSVLGVLPPGPWWVFGPLAAPAVAVAARRLARRGPIDHTSTLVVMPMTGSQLPTGWLLWTVKGLDVAVGGTLPVLLALATGQLTVPWVGAQLVASALVLAVAIRSR
- the ccmA gene encoding heme ABC exporter ATP-binding protein CcmA, whose translation is MIVAVRGLDVERGGNLVVKDVSFGVAPGEVVALLGVNGAGKSTILRCLTGLLSPTAGEIEVLGKPPAADPEYWRDVAYVADEPSWYPGLTVREHLDLVRITHASAADLDATVVAFGLADRADATPLSLSSGQRRRVMLAAALLRPSRLLLLDEPEQALDSGFRAVLARRLRAYTQGGGTVLMAAHDLEFVAACGARRLTIADHALTAE
- a CDS encoding DoxX family protein, encoding MNSWQSMERVRPYGIGLFRVVVSLLFAMHGAASLFGVLGGARGNAATIPFAQWPGWWAAAIQLAGGVLVLLGLGTRWAALLCSGSMAYAYFVVHQPAALVPLKNGGELAAMFCWSFFLVAIVGPGAFALDTLLPAARRESRPLKA
- a CDS encoding AfsR/SARP family transcriptional regulator, with protein sequence MTQVRLLGPIEVASADGTVTAVPGLRRRAVLAVLGLNPGRTVSIDQLIDVVWDAEPPATATNTLQRNISYLRDLLGSKNAIVAKPPGYLLRTADLSTDVEEAERLICQGRQAASPQEAVTHLDAALALWRGPALADVAELRWLGEQAQRLGQTQFEAIRTLVDARLALGEHAQLVPELEQLVAARPFDEDLHRQLMLALYRAGRQAESLARYQRLKRTLADELGIDPGQGLRDLEASILRQDSALDAPSQPLIVAPTVRVPAQLPLATAAFAARRDELKRLDEVMARRTENVCIAIVSGTAGVGKTTLAVHWAHSARHGFPDGQLYADLRGFDRSGSVTEPATVLRAFLDAFGVPLEKIPAEIDALAALYRSVLADKRILVVLDNARDAEQVRPLLPGTPGCAVAVTSRYQLTALVTVEGAQPVILEPLTDDEARDLLTRRIGKDRVAAEEAAIQEIITCCARLPLALALAAASCVTRPHLPVRGVAAELRKSFGTLDALRNLDSGTDIRSIFSWSYHALSPAAARVFRLLGQHPGPDFTVAAAASLTALPAADVQQKLAELVRANLLTESSPERYGLHDLLWTYAADLGRDEDGFPRLLDHYLHTAMSAALLLNPQREPPVVPPPGPDATPERLSSREEAASWLTAERAVLLGLIKRAAALEYHEYVWRLAWATLDHLDRGGHWGDQVANQQAAIESAKCLGARAAQANAHFYLATAYARMARYDAAQTQLAQAFDLYASLGDLGDQAKVQYQMGWLSNRQGEHQQAVGHARQALRLYRLAGQSMMAARALNSLGWAYALGGDFARARPRCELALTRMRELGDLTFQAGTSDSLGYIYHHLGDHDLAIEHFQRALELFRELDDRYYEADTLKHLGDTYHATGDDGAAQVAWKQALEILELLRHPDSAKVRARLRTSADRSR